ACCAGACTTGCCCATCGCGGCGATGAGGCGGCCGTAGTCCACCCGCCCGTTGCGCTGGGGGAGCGTCTGCGTCCGAGGGCGCTGGGCTCATGTCCTGTCCGTGCAGACAATATCGGCGCGGTGATACACAACAACACAGCCGCTGCCGGCAAGTTTAAGCCGATCCACGCTTTCGGATGCAACATGAAAGATCGGCGGGACAATTGCTCGGTCAGCCTCCAGCCGTGCCGCCGCCGGGAGGAGCCGTCAGAGCCGATGCCGAAGACCAGGGCGCTTGGTCACCGCGACAGCCCACCCGCCACGCTCGGCACATCTCCCGCGGCAAAGCCGTAATGCCGCAGCCAGCGCAGGTCGCTTTCGAAGAAGGCCCGCAGATCCGGGATGCCGTATTTCAGCATCGCGATCCGGTCGATGCCCATGCCGAAGGCGAAGCCCTGCCATTGCTCGGGATCGATGCCGCCCGCCGCCAGCACCTTGGGATGCACCATGCCCGAGCCGAGGATCTCGAGCCACGAATTCCCCTGGCCCAGCGTCAGCTTGCCGCCCTCCCAGGAGCAGCGGATATCGACCTCGGCCGACGGCTCGGTGAAGGGGAAATGCGAGGCGCGGAAGCGCAACTCGACCTCGTCGAGCTCGAAGAAGGCGCGGCAGAATTCCTCGAGCGTCCATTTCAGGTTCGCCATCGAGATGTCGCGGCCCAGGGCCAGGCCCTCGACCTGGTGGAACATCGGCGCATGGGTCTGGTCCATGTCCATGCGATAGACCCGGCCGGGGGCAATGACGCGGATCGGCGCGCCGGTTTCCTGCATGGCGCGGATCTGCACCGGCGAGGTATGGGTGCGCAGGACATGCGGCGGGCGCGGGTCGCCCGTCTCCCGGGCCATGAAGAAGGTGTCGTGCTCCTGCCGGGCGGGGTGCTCGGGCGGGATGTTCAGCGCGTCGAAGTTGAACCAGTCGGATTCGATCTGCGGCCCCTCGGCGACGCGGAAGCCCATGTCGGCAAAGATCGCGGTGACCTCCTCGGACACCTGGCTGACCGGGTGGATGGTGCCCTGCGGCCGCGGCCGGCCGGGCAGGGTCACGTCCAGCCATTCCTCGCGCAGCCGGGCGTCCAGGGCGGCATCCTCGAGGCCCTGGCGGCGGGCGCGCAGGGCGGCATCGACCTCGTCCTTCAGCCGGTTCAGCGCGGCGCCGGTGGTCTGGCGCTCTTCCGGCGTCATGCGGCCCAGTTCCTTCATCATGCCGCTGATCTCGCCCTTCTTGCCAAGGGCGGCCAGGCGCACCTGTTCCAGCGCATCACCGTCACCGGCGGCCGAGATGCGGTCGAGATAGGTCTGGCGAAGGGCGTTCAGGTCGGACTGGTCGGACATGGGGCAGGCTTTCCTTGCGGTTTGCCCGCCGATTAGCACGCAGGGCGGGCCGGGAAAAGCCTCGCGACGGCTCTAGCGGGTCAGGGTTTCCAGCGCCAGCTCGGCCGGGCGGCACAGGCGCACGCCGCCGGGGCCACAGACGATGGGCCGCTCGACCAGAAGCGGGTTCTCGACCATGGCGGCAAGGATTGCCTCGTCCCCGGCCTCGGGCAAGCCGCGCTCGGCGGCATCGGTGCCCTTGACGCGCAGGGCCTCGCGGGGCGTGACGTCGGCGGCGGCGAACAGGCCCAGCAGCTGGGCGCGGGTCCAGCCCTCGCGGGCATAGTCGACGATCTCGGGCTCGTGCCCGGCGTCGCGGAGCATCTGCAGCACCTTGCGCGAGGTCGAGCAGGTCGGCTTGTGATAGATGGTAATCATGGCGGCGATCCTGCCCCGGCGCGGGCCGGCTTTCAAGCCCGGCGCGAGACCTGCAGCCAGACGCCGCCATGCGGGCGCAGGGTCAGGATCATGCGCGGCTCGGGCCGGCGCCCGGTCAGCGCAAAGCGCAGCCGCGAGACCAGCGTGGCCAGGATGATCACCGCCTCCTGCAGGGCGAAGCTGGCGCCGATGCAGATGCGGGGGCCGGCGCCGAAGGGCAGGAAGGCGAAGCGGTCGCGGCTGACGCCCGGCGCAAAACGGTCGGGGTCGAAGGCGTCGGGGTCGTCCCACAGTAGGCGGTGGCGGTGCAGCGCATAGATCGGCAGCATGATGGTGTCGCCGGGCCGCACCTCGCGCCCGCCCAGGGTATCGCGGCTGCGGGCGGTGCGCGACAGGAAGGCGGCGGGCGGATAGAGCCGCAGCGCCTCCTCGACCACCTGGCGCAGATAGGGCAGGCGCGGCAGGTCGGCGGCGGTCGCGACGCGACCGCCCAGGGCCGCGTCCGCCTCGATGGCGGCGCGGGCCTGGACCCCGGGATCGAAGGCCAGCAGGTAAAGCGACCAGGCCAGGGTCAGCGCCGTCGTCTCATGCCCGGCGACGATGAAGGTCAGCAGGTTGTCGCGCAGCTCGGCGGCCGTCATGCGCCGTCCGGTCTCGGGATCGGCACCGGCGCGGAGCAGGTCCAGCAGATCCGGCACCCGGCGCGGCCCGGCGGCGGCCCGGGCACGGATCGCGCCGTCCGCGACCCGCTTCATCCGCCGCAGGTCGGCACCGGCGAACAGCCGGCCCGGCCGCGGGATCCAGCCCGGCAGGCCCAGGACATCCAGGACCGAGATCCGCGCCGCCCCGGCGATATAGGCGTCGATGGCATGATGCACGGCAGCGCGGTCAAAGCCCTCGTCGCCGGAAAAGGTCACGTCCGAGATCACCTCGAAGGTCGCGGCCACCATCTCGGCAAAGACATCGACCGGCCCCTCGGCCGAGGCCAGCCGCGCCGCGCTCGCCTCGGCGGCGGCGCTCATCACCGGACCCAGCGCCTCGACATGACGCTGGGCAAAGGCCGGGGCGGCGGCCAGGCGCTGCCAGCGCCAATGCGCCCCCTCGGCCACGAACATCGAACAGCCCACCGCCGGCCCCAGGATCAGCCGCGTCACCAGCGACTTGGGATAATCCTCGACGCGATCCTTCAGCACCACGCGCAGCGCCTCGGGATCCATGACCATGTGCCAGCGCTTGCCGGTCTTGCCCGAGACCATGGGCTGGCGCACGGCGATCTCGGGGATCAGCTCCAGCACATTGCGCCGCGCCACCATGGCCGAGGCCAGCACACCGAGCGGCTTGCGGTGCAGGGGCACGCGGACGGGAAACTCATGCGGCAAGGACATGCCCCGCAACCCCGCCCTGCCCCGCCGGGTTCCAGGGACAGCTTCTCTTTTGTGGAAATATCCCGGGGGAACGCCGGGCCTGCCCGGCGTGGGGGCAGAGCCCCCCGGACGCAACGAAAAAACCCGCGCCGGGGCGCGGGTTTCCGTGTCTCTGCCAGGCCCGAAGGATCAGGCGGCGGCTTTCGCCTGCGCGACCACGGCGGCAAAGGCCTCGGGCTCGTGCACGGCCAGGTCGGCCAGGACCTTGCGGTCCACCTCGATCCCGGCTTTCGCCAGCGCGGCGATGAAGCGCGAATAGGTCATCTCGGCATCGACGGCGCGCACGGCGGCGTTGATGCGCTGGATCCACAGCGCGCGGAAATTGCGCTTGCGCGTCTTGCGGTCGCGGGTCGCATACTGGTTGGCCTTGTCGACGGCCTGGGTCGCGGTGCGGAAGTTGCGCGAACGGTTGCCGTAATAGCCTTTCGCCGCGTCCAGAACCTTCTTGTGGCGGGCGTGGGTGATCTTACCCGATTTGACTCGTGCCATCTCCGGTTCTCCTTAGCGGTTGTAGGGCATGTATTTCTTGACGATCTTCGCGTCCGCGTCGGACAGGATCATGGTCCCGGTCACATCGCGGATGAATTTCGTCGAGCGCTTGATCATGCCGTGGCGCTTGCCGGCCGGGCCGGCCTTGACCTTGCCCGAAGCCGTCATCGAGAACCGCTTCTTGGCGGCCGCTTTGGTCTTCATCTTCGGCATTTTACTCTCCTTGCGGTCAGAGTGAACGCACGACTCGGCAATGCCATATCGGCCGGCCGCGCGGGTGGAAGCGTGCCCTATAAGGGCGCGCCGCGAATTTGACAAGCCTTATTGGCTGGCCGGCGCCGCCGGAGCGGTCTCGGCGGCCGGCGCTTCCGCGGGGGCCTCGGCAGCGGGGGCCGGGGCGGTCTCGACAGGGGCGGTCTCGACAGGGGCAGGCTCGGCGGGGGCGGTCTCGGCCGGCGCGGCAGCCTCGGGCGCGGGCGCGCTCACCGGATCGGTGCCCAGAGTGATCTGGCCATCCAGCAGGCGCTGCCAGCTTTCCTTCAGCGCCTCGACGCCGAAGGGGCGCGGGTCCAGCCAGGCGCCGGCAAAGACCAGGACCAGGCCCAGCACCAGCGCGATGGCCGCGCCGCGCGGCGCGCGGGTGCGCGCCACCGAGACGATGGCCAGCAGCACCGACAGCACGCACAGCGCCACGCCGGCCAGCAACAGGATGTCGATCATCGGATCACCTTTCCGTAACAGCTCGTTACGCGGGGCTTATTCCGGATCGGTGCGATAGATCAAGCGCTCGTCGCAGGGCGCGATGCGCAGGATGTTGGTGGTGCCGGGCACGTTGAAGGGGACGCCGGCCATGACGACGATCTGGTTGGTCTCGTCGGCAAAGCCGAAGTCGCGCGCCGCCTTGGCGGCATTGACCACGGCCTGCTTGAAGCGTTCCAGTTCGGGCGTCAGCACGCAATGCGTGCCCCAGGTCAGGCACAGCCGGCGCAGCGTCCGCTGTTCCGAGGACATGGCGACGATCGGCACGCGCGGGCGCTCGCGCGCCACCAGGCTGCCGGTGGTGCCGGACTGGGTAAAGGCGCAGATGGCGGAAATGTCGGTGGTCTCGGCGATCTCGCGCGCGGCGGCGACGATGCCGTCGGCCACGGTCTGGCGCTTGGCCTGGCGCGAGCTTTCGATGATCTCGCGATAGGTCGGGTCGCTTTCGACCGAGCGGGCGACGTTGTCCATGGTCGCCACCGCCTCGACCGGATAGGCGCCGGCGGCGCTTTCGGCCGAAAGCATGATCGCGTCGGTGCCTTCATAGATCGCGGTCGCCACGTCGCTGACCTCGGCCCGCGTCGGCATCGGGCTTTCGATCATCGATTCCAGCATCTGGGTCGCCACGATCACCGGCTTCGCGGCCGCGCGGCAGGCGCGCACCAGCCGCTTCTGGATCGGCGGCACCGAATGCACCGGCAGCTCGACCCCCAGGTCGCCGCGCGCCACCATGATCCCGTCCGAGACCTTCAGGATCTCGCTGAAGGCCCGCACGGCGGCGGGTTTCTCGATCTTGGACAGGATGGCGGCGCGGCCGCGCGCCAGCTCGCGCGCCTCGATCACGTCCTCGGGGCGCTGGACGAAGGACAGGGCCAGCCAGTCCACCCCCAGCCCGCAGGCGAATTCCAGGTCGTCGCGGTCCTTGTCCGACAGCGCCGCCAGCGGCAGCACCACGTCGGGCACGTTCACGCCCTTGCGGTTCGAGATCGGCCCGCCCGCCGTCACCACGCAATCGGCGAAATCGGCGCCG
This portion of the Paracoccus sp. N5 genome encodes:
- the rplT gene encoding 50S ribosomal protein L20, whose amino-acid sequence is MARVKSGKITHARHKKVLDAAKGYYGNRSRNFRTATQAVDKANQYATRDRKTRKRNFRALWIQRINAAVRAVDAEMTYSRFIAALAKAGIEVDRKVLADLAVHEPEAFAAVVAQAKAAA
- the rpmI gene encoding 50S ribosomal protein L35, with the protein product MPKMKTKAAAKKRFSMTASGKVKAGPAGKRHGMIKRSTKFIRDVTGTMILSDADAKIVKKYMPYNR
- the pheS gene encoding phenylalanine--tRNA ligase subunit alpha; amino-acid sequence: MSDQSDLNALRQTYLDRISAAGDGDALEQVRLAALGKKGEISGMMKELGRMTPEERQTTGAALNRLKDEVDAALRARRQGLEDAALDARLREEWLDVTLPGRPRPQGTIHPVSQVSEEVTAIFADMGFRVAEGPQIESDWFNFDALNIPPEHPARQEHDTFFMARETGDPRPPHVLRTHTSPVQIRAMQETGAPIRVIAPGRVYRMDMDQTHAPMFHQVEGLALGRDISMANLKWTLEEFCRAFFELDEVELRFRASHFPFTEPSAEVDIRCSWEGGKLTLGQGNSWLEILGSGMVHPKVLAAGGIDPEQWQGFAFGMGIDRIAMLKYGIPDLRAFFESDLRWLRHYGFAAGDVPSVAGGLSR
- the pyk gene encoding pyruvate kinase → MRRHRKVKIVATLGPASSDFATIRALFEAGADVFRLNMSHGTHEEQRARYDIIRKVEAESGRPIAVLADLQGPKLRVGAFAAGPHDLADGQAFRFDLDATPGDAGRVQLPHPEIFAALEPGAELLVNDGKIRLRVEKCGADFADCVVTAGGPISNRKGVNVPDVVLPLAALSDKDRDDLEFACGLGVDWLALSFVQRPEDVIEARELARGRAAILSKIEKPAAVRAFSEILKVSDGIMVARGDLGVELPVHSVPPIQKRLVRACRAAAKPVIVATQMLESMIESPMPTRAEVSDVATAIYEGTDAIMLSAESAAGAYPVEAVATMDNVARSVESDPTYREIIESSRQAKRQTVADGIVAAAREIAETTDISAICAFTQSGTTGSLVARERPRVPIVAMSSEQRTLRRLCLTWGTHCVLTPELERFKQAVVNAAKAARDFGFADETNQIVVMAGVPFNVPGTTNILRIAPCDERLIYRTDPE
- a CDS encoding arsenate reductase family protein, whose translation is MITIYHKPTCSTSRKVLQMLRDAGHEPEIVDYAREGWTRAQLLGLFAAADVTPREALRVKGTDAAERGLPEAGDEAILAAMVENPLLVERPIVCGPGGVRLCRPAELALETLTR
- a CDS encoding cytochrome P450 — encoded protein: MSLPHEFPVRVPLHRKPLGVLASAMVARRNVLELIPEIAVRQPMVSGKTGKRWHMVMDPEALRVVLKDRVEDYPKSLVTRLILGPAVGCSMFVAEGAHWRWQRLAAAPAFAQRHVEALGPVMSAAAEASAARLASAEGPVDVFAEMVAATFEVISDVTFSGDEGFDRAAVHHAIDAYIAGAARISVLDVLGLPGWIPRPGRLFAGADLRRMKRVADGAIRARAAAGPRRVPDLLDLLRAGADPETGRRMTAAELRDNLLTFIVAGHETTALTLAWSLYLLAFDPGVQARAAIEADAALGGRVATAADLPRLPYLRQVVEEALRLYPPAAFLSRTARSRDTLGGREVRPGDTIMLPIYALHRHRLLWDDPDAFDPDRFAPGVSRDRFAFLPFGAGPRICIGASFALQEAVIILATLVSRLRFALTGRRPEPRMILTLRPHGGVWLQVSRRA